From Candidatus Zixiibacteriota bacterium, a single genomic window includes:
- the tssF gene encoding type VI secretion system baseplate subunit TssF: MFNKYYQDELSYLRAMGREFAGAHPQLAPMLAEAGTDPDVERLLEGFAFLTGRIRQRLDSELPELTHALVDLLWPHYLRPVPAMSILQFEAAATLQETQIIKRGTSIESAPVEGTRCRFRTTADVRLYPFRISDVKLDVPLSKAASLTVTFAVGEQVNMSGLDLGPLRLFLHGDAQPVGLLYLWLCRHVQSVTLQSGSQSASLPVSAVVPAGFDDAEALLPYPSESFAAYRLLQEFFALPERYHFIDIVDLRPLAQMESVRDFSFVVTFDENPPGELRIGRDMIRAGCTPIVNLQGMRSAPVTVDHERTEYRLRADASDPDHFEVFSVDKVLGWTKGTLKEREYKRFFSFSHVPGTEGADGDPYYNVRLRPASVGAGTDVYLSFVAESESGVMPPTETVAADLTCTNRNLPAKLHPGEINVPTSQSPAFATFNNITRVTPSVAPPLEGRLLWHLVAHQSLNYLSLADVNSLRAMLGMYNFPALSDRQAARTGRQRLEGITRVKAAPDDMIRHGAAHRGIAVDLEMDEESFAGEGDMYLFASVLNRFFGQYATINAFTRLSVRGTRQGAIYQWPAMLGSRPLL, translated from the coding sequence ATGTTCAACAAATACTACCAGGACGAACTCTCCTACCTGCGCGCCATGGGACGCGAATTTGCCGGGGCCCATCCGCAACTGGCACCGATGCTCGCCGAAGCCGGGACTGACCCGGATGTCGAACGGCTGTTGGAGGGGTTCGCGTTTCTCACCGGACGCATCCGTCAGCGGCTCGACAGCGAACTGCCGGAGCTGACCCATGCGCTGGTCGATCTTTTGTGGCCGCACTATCTGCGTCCGGTGCCGGCGATGTCGATTCTACAATTCGAGGCGGCCGCGACGCTGCAGGAGACACAGATCATCAAGCGCGGCACATCGATTGAATCGGCGCCGGTCGAGGGGACGCGCTGCCGTTTTCGCACGACTGCCGACGTGCGGCTGTATCCATTTCGCATCAGTGACGTTAAGCTCGATGTCCCGTTGTCAAAGGCGGCGTCGCTCACCGTCACGTTCGCCGTCGGCGAGCAGGTCAACATGTCGGGACTGGATTTGGGTCCGCTGCGCTTGTTTCTGCACGGTGACGCGCAACCGGTCGGACTTCTGTACTTGTGGCTGTGTCGTCATGTTCAGTCGGTCACCCTGCAATCGGGATCACAAAGTGCCTCGCTGCCGGTGTCAGCCGTTGTCCCCGCCGGGTTCGATGACGCCGAAGCGTTGTTGCCGTATCCGTCGGAATCGTTTGCGGCGTATCGACTGCTGCAGGAGTTCTTCGCGCTGCCGGAGCGGTATCACTTTATCGACATCGTCGACTTGCGTCCGCTGGCGCAGATGGAGTCCGTCCGGGATTTCTCCTTCGTCGTCACCTTCGATGAGAATCCCCCCGGTGAACTGCGCATCGGCCGCGACATGATCCGCGCCGGTTGCACGCCGATCGTCAATCTTCAGGGCATGCGCTCGGCGCCGGTGACGGTCGATCACGAACGCACCGAATACCGTTTGCGCGCCGATGCCTCCGACCCCGACCACTTCGAAGTCTTTTCAGTCGACAAGGTGCTGGGATGGACCAAGGGGACACTGAAAGAACGTGAATACAAACGCTTCTTCTCGTTTTCGCATGTTCCGGGTACCGAGGGCGCCGATGGCGACCCGTATTACAACGTGCGCCTGCGTCCAGCATCGGTAGGCGCCGGTACTGACGTCTATTTGTCGTTTGTTGCCGAGTCGGAGTCCGGTGTCATGCCGCCGACTGAGACGGTCGCCGCCGATCTCACCTGCACCAATAGAAATCTGCCCGCGAAGCTGCATCCCGGCGAGATCAACGTGCCCACTTCGCAGTCGCCGGCGTTCGCCACATTCAACAACATCACGCGCGTCACGCCATCGGTTGCACCGCCGTTGGAGGGACGTCTCCTGTGGCATTTGGTCGCACACCAATCGCTGAACTACCTGTCGTTGGCCGATGTCAATTCGCTGCGTGCGATGCTGGGGATGTACAACTTCCCGGCGCTCTCCGACCGTCAGGCGGCCCGCACCGGACGACAGCGGTTGGAGGGCATCACCAGGGTCAAGGCCGCGCCTGATGACATGATCCGCCATGGGGCGGCCCATCGCGGCATCGCGGTCGATCTGGAAATGGACGAGGAGAGCTTTGCCGGTGAAGGGGACATGTATTTGTTCGCGTCGGTATTGAATCGATTTTTTGGCCAATATGCCACGATCAATGCGTTCACGCGGCTGTCAGTGCGCGGGACGCGCCAGGGAGCGATCTACCAATGGCCGGCGATGCTGGGATCCCGACCACTTCTGTAG
- the tssB gene encoding type VI secretion system contractile sheath small subunit → MAQEGSVAPKERVNIVYKPATGVDEERELPLKLLMLGDYTQRPDDTPLEERKVINVDKDNFNDVMKAQNLAVQANVKNVLAEEEGAEMPVNLKFENVKDFGPEAVAQQVPELKRLLELRNALLALKGPLGNVPGFRKKIMDIMSDDAARDKLMKELGIGG, encoded by the coding sequence ATGGCGCAGGAAGGATCGGTCGCCCCGAAGGAACGAGTTAACATCGTCTACAAGCCGGCAACCGGGGTCGACGAAGAACGCGAGCTTCCCTTAAAACTCTTGATGCTGGGCGATTACACCCAACGTCCCGATGACACCCCATTAGAGGAGCGCAAAGTCATCAACGTTGACAAGGACAACTTCAACGATGTGATGAAGGCGCAGAATCTCGCTGTTCAGGCAAACGTCAAGAATGTCTTGGCCGAAGAAGAAGGCGCTGAGATGCCGGTCAACCTGAAGTTCGAGAATGTCAAAGACTTCGGGCCGGAAGCGGTCGCCCAGCAGGTCCCCGAGCTTAAACGGCTCCTGGAGTTGCGCAATGCGCTCCTGGCGCTAAAGGGACCCCTGGGCAATGTCCCGGGATTCCGCAAGAAGATCATGGACATCATGTCCGACGATGCCGCGCGCGACAAGCTGATGAAGGAGTTGGGCATCGGGGGCTGA
- the tssE gene encoding type VI secretion system baseplate subunit TssE: MASTQIALVPSDSFDIDAVHRRLRTASGAAVFIGVTILFADGRRMNINERTLLERLSDPNPEGDRRLQVDVSRLKRSVLLHLSRMLNCRHGHAPAQPDYGIPDLNEFMYAFPDSITPMRQAIQASIEKYEPRLKNVRVIWSPDEDDPLNVRFEITARLITEKDDLPVAFSTKASGGSGLAVEES; the protein is encoded by the coding sequence TTGGCGTCAACGCAAATAGCGCTGGTGCCCTCGGATTCATTCGACATTGACGCGGTCCATCGGCGGCTCCGGACAGCATCCGGGGCCGCCGTTTTCATTGGCGTGACGATTCTCTTTGCTGACGGCAGGCGCATGAACATCAACGAACGGACATTGCTGGAACGGCTCTCCGACCCCAATCCGGAAGGGGATCGACGGCTCCAGGTCGATGTCAGCCGGCTGAAACGATCGGTTCTCTTGCATCTGTCGCGCATGCTCAATTGCCGTCATGGGCATGCGCCGGCGCAGCCCGATTACGGGATTCCCGACCTCAACGAATTCATGTACGCCTTTCCCGATTCGATCACGCCGATGCGGCAGGCGATCCAGGCCTCCATCGAGAAGTATGAGCCGCGCCTGAAGAATGTGCGCGTCATCTGGTCGCCCGATGAGGATGACCCGCTCAATGTGCGCTTCGAGATCACCGCGCGTCTGATCACGGAGAAAGACGATCTTCCGGTGGCCTTCTCGACCAAAGCGAGCGGGGGCTCCGGGCTGGCGGTGGAGGAGAGTTAG
- the tssC gene encoding type VI secretion system contractile sheath large subunit, translating into MAEEQRQQPEGSSGAAAGGSLVEEILLETKLKPSDEGFSAAREGMRELIGLLSQPDRKGERVQQKIVDEMIAEIDQKMSRQLDQILHNPSYQKMESAWRGLKLVVDRTDFRENTKIEYLNVSKEDLLNDFEDSPEIPKSGLYKLVYSREYGQFGGSPVGAMVANYDFGPGSQDIALLQYCASVSAMSHAPFIAAAGPQFFGEDTWLKFPNLKDLKSIMEGPRYTKWRGFRESEDSRYVGLTAPRFLLRLPYNKKDNPVKSFDYNETVTDNHESYLWGNTAFALATRLTDSFAKWRWCPNIIGPKGGGSVENLPIHTFESMGEVQAKIPTEILITERREFELAEEGFMGLTMRKDSDNACFFSANSAQKPKFFGTSKEGKDAELNYKLGTQLPYIFIVSRLAHYLKVLQRENLGSWKERADLERELNDWIRQYVVDMDNPKPGVRSRKPLRKAQVTVEDVEGNPGWYKVDLKVRPHFKYMGSDITLSLVGKLDQK; encoded by the coding sequence ATGGCGGAAGAACAACGGCAACAGCCAGAGGGCTCGTCCGGCGCGGCGGCGGGTGGATCGCTCGTCGAGGAAATCCTGCTGGAGACCAAGCTGAAGCCCTCCGACGAGGGGTTCAGCGCGGCGCGCGAGGGAATGCGCGAGTTGATCGGGCTTTTGTCGCAGCCCGATCGCAAGGGCGAGCGTGTCCAGCAGAAGATCGTCGATGAAATGATCGCCGAGATCGACCAGAAGATGAGCCGTCAACTCGATCAGATCCTCCACAACCCATCCTATCAGAAGATGGAATCGGCCTGGCGGGGGCTGAAATTGGTGGTCGACCGCACCGATTTCCGCGAAAACACCAAAATCGAGTACCTCAATGTCTCCAAGGAAGATTTGCTCAACGATTTTGAGGATTCGCCGGAAATTCCCAAGTCGGGTCTGTACAAGCTGGTCTATTCCCGCGAATACGGACAATTCGGCGGGTCCCCGGTCGGAGCAATGGTGGCCAACTACGATTTCGGTCCCGGCTCGCAGGACATTGCCCTGTTGCAATACTGCGCGTCGGTCAGCGCCATGTCGCATGCGCCATTCATTGCCGCGGCGGGGCCGCAATTCTTCGGCGAGGACACCTGGCTGAAGTTCCCGAATCTCAAAGACCTCAAGTCGATCATGGAGGGACCGCGGTACACGAAATGGCGCGGGTTTCGCGAGTCGGAAGACTCACGCTACGTCGGTCTGACCGCGCCGCGTTTCCTGCTGCGGTTGCCCTATAACAAGAAGGACAACCCGGTTAAGTCCTTCGACTACAATGAAACGGTCACCGACAACCACGAAAGCTATCTGTGGGGCAACACGGCCTTTGCCCTCGCGACCCGTTTGACCGACAGCTTTGCGAAATGGCGCTGGTGTCCGAACATCATCGGCCCCAAGGGAGGCGGCTCCGTCGAAAACCTCCCGATCCACACCTTCGAGTCGATGGGCGAAGTGCAGGCGAAGATTCCCACCGAGATCCTCATCACCGAGCGGCGCGAGTTCGAACTGGCTGAAGAGGGTTTCATGGGCCTGACGATGCGCAAAGACTCCGATAATGCCTGCTTCTTCTCGGCCAACTCGGCGCAAAAGCCGAAGTTTTTCGGTACCTCCAAAGAAGGCAAAGACGCCGAGTTGAACTACAAGCTCGGAACCCAGCTACCCTATATCTTCATCGTTTCGCGTCTGGCGCACTATCTGAAGGTCCTGCAGCGCGAGAACCTCGGCAGTTGGAAGGAACGCGCCGATTTGGAGCGCGAACTCAATGATTGGATCCGTCAGTACGTTGTGGACATGGACAATCCCAAACCCGGTGTCCGCAGCCGCAAGCCGTTGCGCAAGGCGCAGGTGACCGTCGAGGACGTCGAGGGCAATCCGGGGTGGTACAAAGTCGACTTGAAGGTACGACCGCATTTCAAATACATGGGTTCGGATATCACATTGTCGCTGGTCGGAAAGCTGGATCAGAAGTAA
- the tssM gene encoding type VI secretion system membrane subunit TssM, translating to MLGLILPFLKSKLAAVGAVLVIVLLIAIGGPRILGSRWRLWCYLAALLILLIFIIHLAFKAWRARKKARLLEGFMQRQADDQMMSARPDARDELAAIKEKLDRAVTVLKQSRLARGRRGADALYLLPWYMIIGPSAAGKSTLLRNSGLHFPAVDVSDEAKVRGLGGTRNCDWWLSTQGIVLDTAGRYSLTDAAADDREEWSGFLSMLKKARGRAPINGLILAVALDEVLKRGNDDLETLAKTLRSRVDELIVKLEIQFPIYVVFTKCDLVSGFSEYFHDFGREQREQIWGFTRKYEPVTESLQQQFLREAGYLAAVLDHRRLRQMTTTVRPIQRRGAYVMPIEFANAARKLAHFVDVLFSPNPYQQNPVVRGFYFTSGTQEGAPIAQVMEAMRRDFGLSGGIVPPSGAASEPKPYFIKDLFQKVILPDEAKVRPLGSASRRRRFIRWTWIGAQAAAAGLLVLSLFGSYLANRRFNSELRRTTEHIAAALPPGDGFSLSNLDTLDMLREALVRAEAGPGLQRGLGLYSSPPVIAAARDVYFRNLQRLLLRPLDVQLRARLRGEFDLNTEAGINSYFESAMAYKMITQHYDSVSHNVFELIAQADSVWRSQIPIDDQAHFGALIADQLNYYWYHRPDTTLRWMRVAPDQALLADIERVMAGFWTVDRLYRRIINDANGTQGLLTMLDFAPGSVRLAGARIGGAFTREGWKLVLADRIRNMPDEIAGNPALRQTLGHYEDDKIREELTRRYVDEFRGAWRKFLDSVIVVNFTDLTDAASGLDELSQDNSPLLLVLTRAWNESRLDIGGDYKSKIDEEFVPLARFLGEAKLPEGSPIPRASYIALLAELPKTLEEQRDLLQQQAKCALRLRALKTALDQRERTIARLIDGSAVARSASTLLVRPLDAARRSAYGEMCSCLNRVWNETVADEFGAGLASVYPFNSTSEAEASMAQVVSFFSTAGIFAFEDAEGAPARQEGMSLSADYQRALSVAEDIRRMIQGSNPSVNFTLRAASQGLSGIRKLSLEYGSTRWEYVPGPDDPRDFKWPQAGGTHVSLSVVAVDQTLYAMPRQETGEWAMLRLFDDAKFSGNTVRWAFPTQGGPTLNAQYTISGSGAQFISSGHFSRFQCPARVCP from the coding sequence ATGCTTGGCCTCATCCTCCCGTTTCTCAAGTCAAAGCTCGCGGCCGTGGGCGCGGTGCTGGTCATCGTCCTACTGATCGCCATCGGCGGACCGAGAATCCTGGGGTCGCGCTGGCGGCTATGGTGCTATCTCGCCGCCCTGCTCATCCTCCTCATTTTCATCATTCATCTGGCGTTCAAGGCTTGGCGGGCGCGCAAGAAGGCGCGCCTGCTTGAAGGGTTTATGCAACGGCAGGCCGACGATCAGATGATGTCGGCGCGGCCCGATGCCCGCGACGAGCTGGCCGCGATCAAGGAGAAACTCGACCGCGCCGTGACGGTTTTGAAGCAATCGCGTCTGGCCCGCGGACGGCGCGGCGCCGATGCGCTCTACCTGTTGCCGTGGTACATGATCATCGGTCCGTCGGCGGCCGGTAAATCGACCCTGTTGCGCAACAGCGGCCTGCATTTCCCGGCGGTCGATGTATCCGACGAGGCCAAAGTGCGCGGGCTGGGTGGCACACGCAACTGCGATTGGTGGCTGTCGACGCAGGGGATCGTGCTCGACACGGCCGGGCGATACAGTCTCACCGATGCCGCCGCCGACGACCGCGAAGAATGGTCGGGCTTTCTTTCCATGCTGAAGAAGGCGCGCGGCCGTGCACCGATCAACGGACTCATCCTCGCCGTGGCGCTCGACGAAGTGCTCAAGCGCGGCAATGATGATTTGGAGACGCTGGCCAAGACTCTGCGCAGCCGCGTCGATGAATTGATCGTCAAGCTCGAGATTCAGTTTCCCATTTACGTCGTCTTCACGAAGTGCGACCTGGTCTCGGGTTTCAGCGAATACTTCCACGACTTCGGACGCGAGCAGCGCGAACAGATTTGGGGGTTCACGCGCAAGTACGAGCCCGTGACCGAGTCGCTGCAGCAGCAGTTCCTGCGTGAGGCGGGATACCTAGCTGCCGTTCTCGATCACCGTCGCTTGCGACAAATGACGACGACCGTTCGCCCGATCCAGCGGCGCGGGGCGTATGTCATGCCGATCGAGTTCGCCAATGCCGCGCGCAAGCTGGCGCACTTCGTCGATGTGCTCTTCAGCCCCAACCCGTATCAGCAGAATCCGGTCGTGCGCGGCTTCTATTTTACGTCGGGCACGCAGGAAGGCGCGCCGATCGCACAGGTGATGGAGGCGATGCGCCGCGATTTCGGCCTCAGCGGCGGGATCGTGCCGCCGAGCGGCGCGGCGTCGGAGCCCAAACCGTACTTCATCAAGGATCTCTTCCAAAAGGTCATTCTTCCCGACGAGGCGAAGGTGCGTCCGCTGGGATCGGCGAGCCGTCGTCGGCGTTTCATCCGCTGGACGTGGATCGGGGCGCAGGCCGCCGCCGCCGGACTACTCGTGTTATCTTTGTTCGGATCCTACCTGGCCAATCGCCGCTTCAATTCCGAGTTGCGCCGCACCACCGAGCACATTGCCGCCGCGTTGCCTCCCGGCGACGGATTTTCGCTGTCGAATCTCGACACGCTGGATATGCTGCGCGAAGCCCTGGTGCGGGCGGAAGCAGGACCCGGCCTCCAGCGCGGACTCGGGTTGTATTCATCGCCGCCGGTCATTGCCGCTGCGCGTGATGTCTACTTCCGGAATCTGCAGCGGCTCTTGTTGCGTCCGCTCGATGTGCAGCTCAGGGCGCGATTACGTGGGGAGTTCGATTTGAACACCGAGGCGGGGATCAACAGCTACTTCGAGTCGGCGATGGCCTATAAGATGATTACGCAACATTACGACTCGGTCTCGCACAATGTTTTCGAACTGATCGCGCAGGCCGATTCGGTGTGGCGTTCGCAGATTCCCATCGACGACCAGGCCCACTTCGGCGCGCTGATTGCCGATCAACTCAATTACTACTGGTACCATCGTCCGGACACCACGCTGCGTTGGATGCGTGTCGCACCCGATCAGGCGCTGCTGGCCGACATCGAACGGGTTATGGCCGGTTTCTGGACCGTCGACCGGCTGTACCGGCGCATCATCAACGATGCCAACGGAACGCAGGGTCTGCTGACCATGCTCGATTTCGCTCCCGGGAGTGTTCGTCTGGCCGGGGCGCGGATCGGCGGCGCCTTCACCCGGGAGGGATGGAAGCTCGTTCTCGCCGATCGTATTCGCAACATGCCCGACGAGATCGCCGGCAACCCGGCGCTGCGGCAGACGCTGGGCCACTACGAGGACGACAAAATCCGCGAGGAGCTCACGCGTCGCTATGTCGATGAATTTCGCGGTGCGTGGCGAAAGTTCCTCGACTCGGTCATTGTGGTCAACTTCACCGATCTGACCGACGCCGCCTCCGGCCTCGATGAATTATCGCAGGACAATTCGCCGCTGTTATTGGTGCTGACGCGCGCCTGGAATGAGAGCCGGTTGGACATCGGCGGCGATTACAAGAGCAAGATCGATGAAGAGTTCGTACCGCTCGCGCGCTTCCTCGGCGAAGCGAAACTGCCGGAAGGATCCCCCATTCCACGGGCCAGCTACATTGCACTGTTGGCCGAGCTGCCCAAGACGCTTGAAGAGCAGCGCGATTTGTTGCAGCAGCAGGCCAAGTGCGCACTACGTCTGCGCGCCCTGAAGACCGCGCTGGATCAACGCGAGCGCACGATCGCGCGATTGATCGACGGTTCGGCGGTCGCACGGTCCGCGTCGACGCTGCTGGTGCGTCCGCTGGATGCCGCGCGACGCAGCGCCTATGGCGAGATGTGCTCCTGCCTCAACCGCGTCTGGAATGAGACGGTTGCCGACGAATTCGGTGCCGGGCTGGCGAGCGTCTATCCTTTCAATTCCACCAGCGAGGCCGAGGCATCGATGGCGCAGGTGGTATCGTTTTTTTCGACGGCGGGCATTTTTGCGTTCGAGGACGCCGAAGGTGCCCCGGCCCGTCAGGAGGGGATGTCGTTATCCGCCGATTACCAGCGGGCGCTGTCGGTCGCCGAAGACATCCGGCGCATGATCCAGGGCAGTAATCCGAGCGTCAACTTTACGTTGCGCGCGGCTTCGCAGGGTCTCTCCGGCATCCGCAAGCTGTCATTGGAATACGGCAGCACCCGTTGGGAATACGTTCCGGGCCCCGATGATCCGCGCGACTTCAAATGGCCGCAGGCGGGCGGGACCCATGTGTCGCTGAGCGTGGTGGCGGTCGACCAGACATTGTATGCGATGCCGCGCCAAGAGACGGGCGAGTGGGCGATGCTGCGGCTCTTCGACGACGCCAAGTTCAGCGGCAATACCGTGCGCTGGGCCTTTCCGACCCAGGGTGGACCGACGCTGAACGCGCAGTACACCATCAGCGGCTCGGGTGCGCAGTTTATCAGCAGCGGGCACTTCTCGCGCTTCCAGTGTCCGGCCCGCGTGTGTCCGTAA
- a CDS encoding Hcp family type VI secretion system effector — MPMPFYMTLEGEAQGAIEGSCDQSGREGTILCQALQHDITIPRDPQTGQPSGLRVHNPLVVTKVFDKASPKLYQALTSGERMKDVTLKWYRIDKAGIEEHYFTVKLEDAIVVSMRPWVPNCLDPQYESLGHMEDVSFTYRKIIWTWEPDGIESEDDWRQRK, encoded by the coding sequence ATGCCAATGCCATTTTACATGACGCTGGAGGGTGAGGCGCAGGGTGCGATCGAGGGTTCGTGCGACCAGAGCGGGCGCGAGGGGACCATCCTCTGCCAGGCGCTGCAACACGACATCACGATCCCCCGCGATCCGCAGACCGGACAGCCGTCGGGTCTGCGCGTCCACAACCCGCTCGTCGTCACCAAAGTGTTCGACAAGGCCTCGCCGAAGCTGTACCAGGCGCTGACCTCCGGTGAGCGCATGAAGGATGTCACGCTCAAGTGGTACCGCATCGACAAGGCCGGCATCGAGGAGCACTACTTCACGGTCAAGCTTGAAGATGCGATCGTCGTCTCGATGAGACCCTGGGTGCCCAACTGCCTCGATCCCCAGTATGAATCGCTGGGCCACATGGAAGACGTGTCCTTCACGTACCGTAAGATCATCTGGACCTGGGAGCCGGATGGCATCGAATCCGAAGACGATTGGCGTCAACGCAAATAG
- the tssA gene encoding type VI secretion system protein TssA, with protein sequence MSELADITGLGKTPIAGESPVGASVQFDEDYEKLRAEMQKLDSVTGETVEWSLVENTGVDILQNRSKHLLVGIYLSLALFERHDYAGLAAGFSILRDLVTTFWDTMEPPLKRKRGRIEGFVWLCERLGTSMPDRKPTASEMEAMKTCKAVLGELGAALNEKLADDAPGLADLERLVNAHIKDLEAAVKAAETRKAQAEKVASGDVDDTSSPDDARKVYQNIRTKIAKICQIIRRAAPQDPIAYRLLRASTWGPLQTSPPDTSGVTQIPAPGPEIRARLDTQEAKAEWGPMLETIETAYDNSPLWLDLQHYLLKAFDELGEQYDLAAEAVRAEIVSLLRRLPDLTVLEFAGGVPFADPQTRKYLDKMVKEMSAPQGGGPGAITGAPPGLEEAVEEARRLAGKGKLTEAVGRMQAGISSTGEHRARFLWRLELARLCLDSGRVILAAPLLEELETLIDRHNLEAWEPDLCKTVYTALLSARRLLLKDTRKATPELIQKTNLLQDRLSRLDPTALLSME encoded by the coding sequence ATGAGCGAGCTGGCTGACATCACAGGATTGGGCAAGACCCCGATCGCCGGAGAGAGTCCGGTCGGGGCATCGGTGCAGTTCGACGAGGACTATGAAAAGCTTCGCGCCGAGATGCAGAAGCTCGACTCGGTCACCGGCGAGACGGTCGAGTGGAGTTTGGTCGAGAATACCGGTGTCGATATCCTGCAAAACCGATCCAAGCATCTCTTAGTCGGCATCTACCTCTCGCTGGCGCTCTTTGAACGCCACGACTATGCCGGTCTGGCTGCCGGATTTTCGATCCTGCGCGATCTGGTCACGACTTTCTGGGACACGATGGAGCCGCCGCTCAAACGCAAACGCGGCCGGATCGAGGGGTTCGTATGGCTGTGCGAACGGCTCGGCACGTCGATGCCCGACCGCAAGCCCACGGCCAGCGAGATGGAGGCAATGAAAACCTGCAAGGCCGTCCTGGGAGAACTTGGCGCTGCGCTCAATGAGAAGCTCGCCGATGATGCCCCGGGGCTGGCCGACTTGGAACGGCTGGTCAACGCGCACATCAAGGACCTTGAGGCGGCGGTCAAAGCCGCCGAAACCCGCAAGGCCCAGGCAGAGAAAGTCGCCTCGGGAGATGTTGACGATACCTCGTCCCCCGATGACGCGCGCAAAGTCTACCAGAACATTCGCACGAAGATCGCCAAGATTTGCCAGATTATCCGTCGCGCCGCCCCGCAAGACCCGATCGCATACCGGTTGTTGCGCGCCTCAACCTGGGGGCCGCTGCAGACTTCGCCGCCGGATACCAGTGGGGTCACGCAGATCCCCGCCCCCGGCCCTGAGATTCGGGCGCGTCTCGATACCCAAGAAGCCAAGGCAGAGTGGGGGCCGATGCTGGAGACAATCGAAACGGCATATGATAACTCCCCGCTCTGGCTGGACTTGCAGCACTATCTTCTGAAAGCGTTCGATGAGCTGGGTGAGCAATACGACCTTGCCGCCGAGGCGGTGCGAGCCGAAATCGTCTCATTATTACGCCGCCTTCCCGACCTGACTGTCTTGGAGTTTGCCGGCGGAGTGCCCTTCGCCGACCCGCAGACTCGCAAGTACTTAGATAAGATGGTCAAGGAGATGTCCGCTCCCCAGGGGGGTGGTCCGGGCGCCATTACCGGCGCCCCGCCCGGACTAGAGGAGGCGGTCGAAGAGGCGCGGCGTCTGGCCGGCAAAGGCAAATTGACTGAGGCGGTGGGGCGCATGCAGGCGGGAATCTCTTCCACCGGTGAGCATCGGGCGCGGTTTCTCTGGCGGCTTGAATTGGCGCGACTTTGCCTCGACTCAGGTCGTGTGATCCTCGCGGCGCCCCTGTTGGAAGAACTGGAAACCCTCATTGATCGGCATAATCTCGAGGCATGGGAGCCAGATCTTTGCAAGACGGTCTATACGGCCTTGCTGTCGGCGCGCCGACTTTTGCTGAAAGACACGCGGAAGGCGACGCCCGAGCTGATTCAGAAGACCAATTTGCTTCAGGACCGTTTGTCACGCCTGGACCCAACGGCTTTATTATCGATGGAATAA
- the tagF gene encoding type VI secretion system-associated protein TagF: protein MSPSIGLFGKLPSHPDFIRHMAGGEAARRLDSWHSDGLAHLRRIHRGDWESRFDAAPPVQFVVQAESQHALVGVCAPSRDSTGRRYPISVFATIPVGRSNARGEWLPVLCGQFLNLVRRELGAALRAESGADLTQFADRMVPFLDKAILADSRSTPETIANATMQSFWTGILGDFADRRKYVVIKNLFGVMVPLRGGDTTRLSAALNLPTGGDPDEAHVVSALWARLCTAVSGHPRLPNLSLFWRESMATPQRGECFIALRPPSVGLWCTVIAGSPANDSFLETDTPNDEPQAARSVLGERLASALDDPDLNMLAFIKRI from the coding sequence GTGTCTCCCAGCATCGGGTTGTTCGGCAAGCTGCCGTCACATCCCGACTTTATCCGCCACATGGCGGGCGGCGAGGCAGCGCGCCGGCTTGATTCATGGCACAGCGACGGTCTGGCACACTTGCGTCGGATTCATCGTGGCGACTGGGAATCGCGCTTCGATGCGGCCCCTCCGGTGCAATTTGTCGTGCAAGCCGAATCGCAGCATGCGCTGGTCGGCGTGTGCGCGCCGTCGCGTGATTCCACCGGGCGTCGGTATCCGATCTCGGTGTTCGCGACAATTCCGGTGGGACGCAGCAACGCACGCGGCGAATGGCTGCCGGTCCTTTGCGGTCAGTTCCTGAATTTGGTCCGTCGAGAACTGGGCGCGGCATTGCGGGCGGAGTCGGGCGCCGATTTGACACAGTTTGCGGATCGCATGGTGCCGTTCCTGGACAAAGCGATTCTCGCGGACAGTCGGTCGACTCCCGAGACGATCGCAAACGCCACCATGCAATCGTTTTGGACCGGCATCCTTGGCGACTTTGCGGATCGCCGCAAGTACGTCGTCATCAAAAACCTGTTCGGTGTGATGGTTCCGCTGCGCGGAGGCGACACGACCCGACTGAGCGCCGCGCTGAATCTCCCGACTGGAGGCGATCCGGATGAGGCGCACGTCGTCAGTGCGCTCTGGGCGCGTCTCTGCACCGCCGTTTCCGGCCATCCGCGGTTGCCGAATCTTTCCCTCTTTTGGCGCGAATCAATGGCGACACCGCAGCGCGGGGAGTGCTTTATTGCGTTGCGACCGCCGTCGGTTGGGCTGTGGTGCACCGTCATCGCCGGATCGCCGGCGAACGATTCATTCCTTGAGACCGACACACCGAATGACGAACCGCAGGCGGCGCGTTCGGTGTTGGGGGAGCGCCTGGCATCGGCGCTCGATGATCCGGATCTGAACATGCTGGCGTTTATCAAACGAATCTGA